In Mycolicibacterium aubagnense, the DNA window TGAAGAAGGACAGCCACGTTCGCATCGCGGGCGTGGAGGTCGGCCAGGTCAAGAACGTGTCGATCAACCGCGATTCGACGGTGACCGTCGAATTCACCGCGGACAGCTCGGTCGTCCTGACCGAGGGCAGCCGCGCGGTGATCCGGTACGACAACGTCGTCGGCGATCGCTTTCTGGCGCTGGAGGAAGGTGCCGGCGGTACCAAGAAGCTCAATCCGGGCGCCACCATCCCCGTCGACCGGACCGAGCCCGCGCTGGACCTCGACGCCGTCATCGGCGGTTTCCGTCCGTTGTTCTCGGCGCTCAGCCCCGACAAGATCAACGATCTGAGTGGGCAGTTGATCCAGGCCTTGCAGGGGCAGGGACCATCGATCGGGTCGTTCCTGGCACAGGCGGCAGTGGTCACCAACACCCTGGCCGACCGCGATCAGCTGATCGGGGAGGTCGTCACCAACCTCAACACCGTGCTCAGCACTTTCGGCGGCAAGAGCGACAAGCTCGACAAGGCAGTGGTCTCCCTGTCGGAGCTCGTTGACCGTCTGGCCCAACGCAAGACGGACATCTCACAGGCGGTGGCCTACACCGACGCGGCCGCCAACTCGATCGCCGGTCTGCTGACCGAGGCCCGGCCGCCGCTGGCCAAGACCGTCCACGAGGTGGACCGGACCGCGGGCCTGGTCCTGGCCGACCACGACTACTTCGACAACTTCCTCAACACCCTGCCCGACAAGTACCGAGCGCTGTCCCGACAGGGGATCTACGGCGACTTCTTCAGTTTCTACCTCTGCGACGCGGTGCTCAAGCTCAACGGTAAAGGGGGACAACCGGTTTACGTCAAGGTGGCCGGGCAGACCTCAGGACGGTGCACGCCGAGATGAAACCCTTTGCCGAGCGAAGCCACTTCGCCCTAGGCGCCATCGGCATCAGCGCTGTGGTGGTGATCGCCACCGTGGCGCTCATGTTCCAGAAGATTCCGTTCGTCAGCGGGACGAGCACGTACTCCGGATACTTCGAAGACGCCAGTGGACTGCACACCGGTGCGCCCGTGGACATCTCGGGCTTTCCGG includes these proteins:
- a CDS encoding MCE family protein, which gives rise to MDNFRGTLLRLGVFLSVCLLGTVALWAVFADLRFDEGHTYFARFVNVSNMKKDSHVRIAGVEVGQVKNVSINRDSTVTVEFTADSSVVLTEGSRAVIRYDNVVGDRFLALEEGAGGTKKLNPGATIPVDRTEPALDLDAVIGGFRPLFSALSPDKINDLSGQLIQALQGQGPSIGSFLAQAAVVTNTLADRDQLIGEVVTNLNTVLSTFGGKSDKLDKAVVSLSELVDRLAQRKTDISQAVAYTDAAANSIAGLLTEARPPLAKTVHEVDRTAGLVLADHDYFDNFLNTLPDKYRALSRQGIYGDFFSFYLCDAVLKLNGKGGQPVYVKVAGQTSGRCTPR